TATCAGTTCATATGATTTCTCTACACTATTTTCTCTGCACCTGAATATCTGACTATAGAACctatttatctttcttgttttattcctGCATTGCAATCAATCGTCTCTTTACCGCTAGCACCGGTAAAGAAGAATAGACAGAATGGATGGGAGGATTGCGTGAAGCTTTAGAAATCTCTCCATTCAGAAATTTTCAAGGCTAATTTGAAGAGTGAAACGCTGCAACAGTGAAACACTCTGTGACAGCTTCAAATATAAAAGAAGTGGTCTTGTTGAAATGAGTGCAATGGTATCCCACTGCACTTCCAAGCATCATCATCATTTTTGCTTTGGGGAGGCCACctaactgtgcttagggcttactcctggctctgctcctggtGATACTGAGGTCCATATGAGGTACAAGGCTAAAACCCAGgatggccatgtgcagggcaagcggtcttctcactgtactattactcttcCCTGCCACCCCATCATTCAAAAAAATCTGCTTTATCATCTGCATCTTACAACCAGGGTGCtttgaatcaaaaacaaaaataagggaccagagcaatagcatagaggtagggtgtttgctttgcacactactgacccgggacagacctgggtttggtccccagcatcccatatggtctcctaagcctgccaggagagatttctgagcacagagccaggagtaacccctgagcatcactggatgaggcccaaaactgaaaacaaaataatttaaaataaaaaagtaaaaaaaatttattttaagacactTAGGAAAATGTTTCACTTTCTTAtacatagcaaaataaaaaaaaaaatgttgaggttGATTGTAGTGGGTATGGCTGCAGGACAGACAGGGGAGTGGAAGCTgtcaaaactggaaattggctTTTGGTTTGTCCAAAACAGACATGTTGAACATGTTCAACAACTGGTTCGTAACTGACCTAACTATTTCTAATACTGTTCCCCAAGAAAACAGCACCTGTGAAAATGGACATCTCTCCAAATATGAGTAGTTGCTAGTGCTGACTTGATAGTTCTGCACAGATGCCCCAGGAACGCTGCACAGTGGCAATGGTTTTGTCCTGAAAGTTCTGCAGAGAGCCATTGGTTAAGCACAGCTCCTTCATTGTCAGAATTGTATCACTCCGGGAAGAATGTTTGGCCTGTCAGGGGTCTGGAACTCCTTGGGAGCCCCCAGCCTGCTCAGGATAAGGGGAAGTGATTTTTGGATAAGGGGGAATTTACAGGGACAAGGAACTGCAAACTTAGCTGAGGCCAGATTTGATGGTTGTAGATGTTTTTAATTTGTACATTGCCCGTGAGTTTATGTCTTAGAATTTGCCCCTATTGAGATGGTGTCTTGTCCTCTAAGCCTCAATCAATGCCTTTTGCGCCCCGGATCCTTCATGGAGTGTTTAAGAGCGTTGGCTTGTTCCCTGTCTGTTGTTTCTTCTTGCCCAAGCTCAGTTACCAGCCGGGCACAGGCTGGCAGCTCTCCCTCGGACAAGAAGCGTGTCTGAGTGCCGGTGGTGCCAATCACTAGCACGTTGTTCTTCAGGTCAACGGAGCACTGATGCCTCCTGAGCATGTCTAGCCCCAGAAGCATGTCCATGGGCTGCTCCACCAGGATGGAGAAGGAGCACTGCAGGAAGTCCCCTTCAATCTGGATCTGGGCCAGATGTACCCTCCCCAAGATCCTCTGAGTGCCCACACCCTTGGCAATGCCAGCCCACCGGGTGTCCACCAACCTCATGATGTTGCAGCGCTCAGCGCAGGCCTGGTTCATGATGGTCATCTGGGCACCTGAGTCCACGAAGGCCTTGAGGGCATGCCCGTTGACCTTGCAGTTGATGTAGAGCATGGCCACCTGCCCAAAGCTCTCAGGTGCCTCTTCCATGGCCATAGTCATGTTCTCCTCGATGTTCTGCTGCCGGATCTCCTCTTCTATCCGGGCCTGGGCCTCCAGGTCGAAGGGGTCTGCTGAATAGAGACGctgtctctcttgctctctccaggccctctcttGCTGCTGGTCCCTCAACACTCTAGTAAAGGCCTCTAGATTCCCACTGAGCAGAGCATCGGCCAAAGTGGGGTTGCGCTCCTTCAGGAGGGACAGGTCATGAGGACTGGACAGCAGCAGGCTCCGGATTAGGGCAGGGTTGTCCATACCCTGTGCCAACCCCATCTTTTCTCCAGAACCCAGGGAGAAGGCACTGGGAACCGATTGTTGGCGCTGGTGCTGGGATGGGCGCTGGGGTGGCTGCTGTCTGGCACTAGATGTGCTGGGCACTGCCACCCCACCCAGGTCCAGGCGGGATAGACTGGCCACGCGTCCCGAAGGCCGTGGACTTGGACTCTCCTTCTGTAGCAGCACCAGGACGTCTCCATCCTTGATGCCACAGGAGCCCAAGCTTCCATGCTCATCCTTCAGGGGCCTCTCCTGGAAGAAGAGCTGTGTCTCTGCTGCAGGAATGCCCGACTCCAGCTCACAGAGCAGCCTCAGGTCATGCAGTTGGAAATCTGAGCTGAGCTGGAGGGAGAAAGTGACCTCAGAAAGGTCCCTAAGCACACAGTATACAGTGACCTGCATGGCAGGGGTCCCCGATGGCTTGGGTGGGCAGCTGGCATTAGGTGTTTCGGTGACTGGCTGGTATCTCCGCTGCTCCTCGTCAGTTGGGCTCTGTGCTTTGTTCATTCACTTGAGGCACAAGTTCAGCTCCTTGCCTGCCTGGGAGCAGCCTACCAGCCTGGTTTTCTGCAGCTGGAACCCCTGGAATCCCCAGCAGCCGGTTGCATTCAGATGTTGGCTCATATGGGTGCCCCTTCAGCTCTCACAATGCCTGTTCCCATAGTAACACAGTGGCTCTGCTGATGAGTTTCCTGAGCTAATGGCCCCCCGACACCTGAGGAAGCCACACTGAGAACATAGATGCTCTGTTTTCCCCCCACAGCCTGAGTTCAAGATGGTATggttgtttttgtggggttttgtttttgcgtcacacccagtggcactcaggagttactcccggctctgtactcagaaatcacccctggcaggctcaggggaccatatgggatgatgggattcgaaccactgtccatctgagtcagctgcatgcaaggcaaatgccctaccactgtgttatctctccagcccctgttgttgttgttgttgttgttgttgttgttttgttggagGGGCATATCTAGCagctctcagagtttactcctagctctgcactcaggaatcactctggcaggcacagCTCACTGGCCCACATCTCTTTCCTCTGTGGGATTATCAGGCTTTTCCTTGGATTGTCCATTGGTGGAGGCTCAGTGCGTGTCCGGGGATGTCTCCCCTCTTGCGTGAGATTGATGGGGAATGAGAATATCCTAATCCTGTAGGAAAGTGCTTTCCCATGTTCTATGCCTGACGGACAAAGTGGGTGTTGAAACAGCAGTGTTGGTTCATGGTCCACCCAAACAGAAAGATTCGCAGGTACCAAAGCAAGATGATGTCATGGCAGGCCAAGTTCCTTCCAGAGAGAAGTGAATGGCTCATTCTAAGAGGATCTCAGCCACATACCAGATAAGCATCTCTCTGCTATACTACCTCTTAAACCCTAGTCTTTGtgcctaatttttttcttccacactCCGTACAGGCTCCATCACTGTTTTGttcacctgttttgtttctttccttcctcaaaTTTCTGTATCAAATTGAGGTCTTTTATGATTCCCACATAAcccttcatattttttgttctgtttcctTAAAAATTGTTGTGGTTCTTTGATTGGTGTTGGGATACTGTTAAATCTATATATTGCTTTAGGTTAAATAGGCATCTTGTTTATTTgctcttgggccatacccaatagtaCTAGCTCGGGCAATTCCTGACTCTGATCCTTGAGAGTGCTGCAGAGGATCTCTAGCCATCTTTCTAGCGCTAAGGCTGAACTATATTCCTTCTCTCCATCATataccattttgttttgtttatttttttaacccatGTACTTTGAACCATTGCCCTGTCTTTAGTGATAACATTTTCCTGAAGAAATTGCATTATTTCAGACgggttttattatttgtaaagaaAGTTGCTGACCTTTTGCCTCAACACTGTTTTTTATCTTCCTGATAAGTTTACTGAGGTCAGTAACACTTTCTCCTGGGGCTGTGACCAAACATATTTCCCTATTCTGCAGTACAAGAAACCCTGAAGCTTTGATGCAGTGTctgtccccacccaaccccacccaGATAAGGACAGTTTGTTCTTAAAACTTTAATAAGCAAGGGAGATAATGCTTGGGGTTTtgatgttattgttgttggttatTTTTAACATATGGGGCTATTATTATTGTAGATTTCTAAGGAAAAATCAGGAATTTGGGTTCACATGTAAAGAATATTATATCTATCATATCACCATGAATGTGTCCTTGCTATTCAACATAATGcatatttatgttcttttttattatattgctgCAACTTTTATTCTGGGTGACATTTTGCATCTGtgtgccttcatattttctttccttccttttgctttccttccttcctatcctcatctcttttttctttccttttccttttttccttaccttccttgcctttctcctttattcctttccttccttcctgtcctcccTCCTACCTTTttgcttccctccttccctcccttgttCCCATCTTACATCCCTCCTtaccccttcctttcttccctcccttcccttccttcctttcttctttcccttcctttattccttccctctctcctttctttcttctttccttcctcatt
The sequence above is a segment of the Suncus etruscus isolate mSunEtr1 chromosome 8, mSunEtr1.pri.cur, whole genome shotgun sequence genome. Coding sequences within it:
- the DDI1 gene encoding protein DDI1 homolog 1, producing the protein MQVTVYCVLRDLSEVTFSLQLSSDFQLHDLRLLCELESGIPAAETQLFFQERPLKDEHGSLGSCGIKDGDVLVLLQKESPSPRPSGRVASLSRLDLGGVAVPSTSSARQQPPQRPSQHQRQQSVPSAFSLGSGEKMGLAQGMDNPALIRSLLLSSPHDLSLLKERNPTLADALLSGNLEAFTRVLRDQQQERAWREQERQRLYSADPFDLEAQARIEEEIRQQNIEENMTMAMEEAPESFGQVAMLYINCKVNGHALKAFVDSGAQMTIMNQACAERCNIMRLVDTRWAGIAKGVGTQRILGRVHLAQIQIEGDFLQCSFSILVEQPMDMLLGLDMLRRHQCSVDLKNNVLVIGTTGTQTRFLSEGELPACARLVTELGQEETTDREQANALKHSMKDPGRKRH